The Mercurialis annua linkage group LG8, ddMerAnnu1.2, whole genome shotgun sequence genome window below encodes:
- the LOC126661305 gene encoding bifunctional purple acid phosphatase 26-like, which produces MGAMNGVIVRLFVVMLGLVSHGNAGITSSYVRSAFPSADIPLDNPVFAPPPGYNAPQQVHIIQGDYNGNAVLVSWVTPDEPGSNTVRFGKSKKQYDFTAEGTVTDFTFYQYKSGYIHKCFLKNLESDTKYYYKLGTGKSAREFWFQTPPAINPDVPYKFGVIGDLGQTYNSLSTLVHLRKSEAKAVLFLGDLSYADKYEYNDVPIRWDSWGRFVENSTAYMPWFWSVGNHEVEFFPYMGETIPFKNYVYRYPTPYLASNSTSPLWYSIRRASAHIIVLNSYSAFVVYSPQWFWLQQELANVNREETPWLFVITHAPLYNSNEVHFMEAEGMRIAFESWFIQYKVDAVFSGHVHAYERSNRYSNIRCKVSSGFCYPVPDKSAPVYITVGDGGNQEGLATKYMDPQPHYSAFREASYGHGTLEIMNRTHAFFSWHRNDDGEHVVADSLLLNNQYWTSKKVKKHNLRSFVDESTI; this is translated from the exons ATGGGAGCGATGAATGGAGTTATAGTAAGACTTTTTGTGGTGATGTTGGGACTTGTAAGCCATGGAAATGCAGGCATTACAAGTTCCTACGTTCGATCTGCCTTTCCATCTGCTGATATCCCTCTTGATAATCCTGTATTTGCACCTCCTCCTGGTTATAATGCACCCCAACAA GTACACATAATCCAGGGTGATTACAATGGAAATGCTGTACTTGTGTCATGGGTGACACCTGATGAACCGGGGTCTAATACGGTGCGATTTGGCAAATCAAAGAAACAGTACGATTTCACCGCCGAGGGTACAGTAACAGACTTTACTTTTTATCAGTATAAGTCTGGCTACATTCATAAATGTTTCTTGAAGAACCTTGAG AGTGACACTAAATATTACTACAAGCTAGGAACTGGTAAATCTGCTCGTGAATTTTGGTTCCAAACACCTCCGGCCATTAATCCAGACGTGCCATATAAATTTGGAGTTATTG GTGACTTGGGGCAGACGTACAATTCATTATCTACTCTCGTCCATTTGAGGAAGAGCGAAGCGAAAGCTGTGCTGTTTCTTGGAGATCTTTCATATGCTGATAAATATGAGTACAATGATGTGCCTATAAGGTGGGATTCATGGGGTCGTTTCGTTGAAAATAGTACAGCTTATATGCCCTGGTTTTGGTCCGTTGGAAATCATGAAGTTGAGTTCTTTCCTTACATG GGAGAGACAATTCCTTTCAAAAATTATGTTTATCGCTACCCTACTCCTTATTTGGCCTCCAACAGTACAAGTCCTCTCTGGTACTCTATCAGACGTGCATCAGCTCATATTATTGTGCTCAACAGCTACTCTGCTTTCG TCGTATACTCCCCACAGTGGTTTTGGCTGCAACAAGAACTCGCAAATGTAAACCGTGAGGAAACACCTTGGCTCTTTGTTATCACCCACGCTCCACTCTACAACAGCAATGAAGTACATTTCATGGAGGCCGAAGGCATGAGAATAGCCTTTGAGAGCTGGTTTATTCAATACAAAGTCGATGCGGTCTTTTCCGGACATGTTCACGCTTATGAAAGATCG AACCGATACTCCAACATTCGCTGCAAGGTATCGAGTGGCTTCTGCTATCCGGTGCCTGACAAATCCGCACCGGTTTACATCACTGTCGGAGATGGAGGGAATCAAGAGGGTCTTGCCACCAA ATATATGGATCCGCAGCCGCATTATTCGGCATTCAGAGAAGCAAGTTATGGGCATGGAACGTTGGAGATAATGAACAGAACTCATGCTTTCTTTTCATGGCACCGGAATGATGATGGCGAACATGTGGTTGCCGATTCACTTCTACTGAACAATCAGTATTG GACAAGCAAAAAAGTGAAGAAACATAATCTGAGGAGCTTTGTTGATGAATCAACTATATAA